The following are from one region of the Bacillus methanolicus MGA3 genome:
- a CDS encoding long-chain-fatty-acid--CoA ligase: protein MSENRSWLKNYPEEIPSSLTYDSKPLQQYLIKAAEDYPEKCAIHFMGKEVTYKELLKFAVKLAGYLQELGIKKGDRVAIMLPNTIQSVIAYYGILMAGGIVVQTNPLYMERELEFQMKDSGAKAIITLDILVPRVSKVIPHTDVKHIIVTAIKDFLPFPKKLIYPFIQKKQYEIVVDVKHEGNHHLLMEILKKPSRQVKEHELNIEEDLALLQYTGGTTGYPKGVMLTHKNLVANAVMCQAWLYKCKRGEEVVLGILPFFHVYGMTTVLILSVMQAYKMVLLPKFDAKTTLKTIQKQRPTLFPGAPTIYIGLLNHPDLKKYDLSSIDSCISGSAPLPLEIQQKFEEVTGGKLVEGYGLTESSPVTHSNFLWDRPRVKGSIGVPWPDTDACIFSIETGEMLSPGEIGEIAVRGPQIMKGYWNKPEETAQVLRDGWLLTGDLGYMDEEGYFYVVDRKKDMIIAGGLNIYPREVEEVLYEHPDVQEVVVAGIPDPYRGETVKAYIVLRKGASISTEEMDQFARKHLAAYKVPRAYEFRDELPKTAVGKILRRALVDEEKKKMEENEKKQA, encoded by the coding sequence ATGTCAGAGAATAGAAGCTGGTTAAAAAATTATCCGGAAGAGATCCCTTCATCATTAACCTATGATAGTAAACCATTGCAGCAGTATTTAATAAAGGCTGCTGAAGATTATCCTGAAAAATGCGCAATCCATTTTATGGGGAAAGAGGTCACTTATAAAGAACTTTTAAAATTTGCAGTTAAACTTGCTGGATATTTACAGGAACTCGGCATTAAAAAAGGCGACAGGGTTGCGATTATGCTTCCAAATACAATACAATCTGTAATCGCTTATTATGGAATTTTAATGGCTGGCGGCATCGTAGTTCAAACAAACCCATTGTACATGGAACGAGAACTTGAGTTTCAAATGAAAGATTCTGGCGCTAAAGCCATTATCACCCTTGATATTTTAGTTCCAAGAGTATCAAAAGTAATACCTCATACGGATGTTAAACACATTATTGTAACCGCTATCAAAGATTTTTTGCCTTTTCCAAAAAAACTTATTTATCCATTTATTCAAAAAAAGCAGTATGAAATTGTTGTTGATGTTAAACATGAAGGCAATCATCATTTACTAATGGAAATTTTAAAAAAGCCGTCAAGACAAGTAAAAGAGCATGAATTGAATATTGAAGAAGACCTTGCACTGCTCCAATATACCGGTGGAACGACAGGTTATCCGAAAGGTGTTATGCTTACACATAAAAATCTCGTAGCTAACGCTGTCATGTGCCAAGCATGGCTTTATAAATGCAAGCGCGGGGAAGAAGTAGTTCTTGGAATCCTTCCTTTTTTCCATGTGTATGGAATGACAACAGTATTAATACTTTCTGTTATGCAGGCATACAAAATGGTTCTTTTGCCAAAATTTGATGCTAAAACAACCTTAAAAACGATACAAAAACAACGGCCAACGTTATTTCCAGGAGCCCCAACAATTTATATCGGACTGCTAAACCATCCTGATCTTAAAAAATATGATCTTTCATCGATCGATTCCTGCATTAGTGGATCAGCTCCGTTGCCGTTAGAAATACAGCAAAAATTTGAGGAAGTAACAGGAGGGAAGCTCGTTGAAGGCTATGGATTAACCGAATCATCCCCTGTAACACATTCAAACTTCCTTTGGGATCGTCCAAGAGTTAAAGGCAGTATCGGTGTTCCGTGGCCGGATACAGATGCCTGTATATTTTCGATTGAAACAGGAGAAATGTTGTCTCCGGGCGAAATTGGAGAAATCGCAGTCAGAGGGCCACAGATTATGAAAGGCTATTGGAATAAGCCGGAGGAAACAGCCCAGGTTCTGCGCGACGGATGGCTGTTAACTGGAGATCTCGGATATATGGATGAGGAAGGATACTTTTATGTTGTTGACCGGAAAAAGGATATGATTATTGCCGGAGGATTGAACATCTATCCGCGCGAAGTTGAGGAAGTCCTGTATGAACATCCGGATGTTCAGGAGGTTGTAGTGGCTGGAATTCCTGATCCTTATAGAGGCGAAACGGTTAAAGCGTATATTGTGCTGCGGAAAGGCGCTTCAATCTCAACTGAAGAAATGGATCAATTTGCGCGGAAACACCTCGCAGCCTATAAAGTTCCGAGAGCATATGAATTCAGGGATGAACTTCCAAAAACAGCTGTCGGCAAGATTTTGCGAAGAGCTTTAGTAGATGAAGAGAAAAAGAAGATGGAAGAAAATGAAAAAAAACAGGCTTAA
- a CDS encoding DUF350 domain-containing protein, producing the protein MNGFWENEYVQAAAYYSVVILCSIVFLAIFELVTKYKNWEEIKNGNLSVAMATGGKIFGIANIFRYSIMQHDSLFSMIGWGVFGFTLLLAGYFIYEFLTPKIKIDEEIQNDNRAVGFISMVVSIGLSYIIGAGL; encoded by the coding sequence ATGAACGGATTTTGGGAGAATGAATATGTACAAGCAGCCGCATATTACAGCGTTGTTATTTTGTGTTCAATTGTTTTTTTAGCTATTTTTGAGTTGGTTACAAAGTACAAAAATTGGGAGGAAATTAAAAACGGAAACTTATCTGTCGCAATGGCAACCGGAGGGAAAATATTTGGAATAGCAAATATATTCCGCTATTCCATAATGCAGCATGACAGTCTTTTTTCGATGATCGGCTGGGGAGTGTTCGGTTTTACTTTGCTGCTAGCAGGGTACTTTATCTATGAGTTTTTAACTCCAAAAATTAAAATAGATGAAGAAATTCAAAACGATAACCGCGCAGTTGGTTTTATTTCAATGGTTGTATCAATAGGACTGTCTTACATTATCGGTGCGGGACTATAA
- the polX gene encoding DNA polymerase/3'-5' exonuclease PolX, with protein MGVNKKDVIRLLESIAIYMELKGENPFKVSAFRKAAAALEADDRSLTEINDFTSLSGIGKGTAAVIEEYIQEGKSSVLMELQEEVPKGLIPLLQIQGLGGKKIAKLYRELGIESAGDLEKACREGKVRELAGFGIKTEEKILATLKKFGSRPVRLPVAYMIPIAESIEKELADFPEIEKFSRAGSLRRLRETVKDLDFIIATNEPVSVKERLLKLSNIKEVIAAGETKVSLILDHDYEVSVDFRLVNPAQFATALHHFTGSKDHNVRMRQLAKERGEKISEYGVEISETGETLTFDSEEEFYHHFDLPYIPPEIREDGREVDEFTTDIQFISLDDIKGDLHLHTTWSDGAHSIEEMVEACRKRGYQYLAITDHSQYLKVANGLTSERLRKQKEEIKKLNEKYKDITILSGVEMDILPDGTLDYDDELLAEMDIVIASIHSSFSQPKEKIMYRLKTALVNAHVDIIAHPTGRLIGRREGYQVDMDMLIELAKQTNTALELNSNPNRLDLSAEHLKKAQEKGVMIVINTDAHNMDTLSHMEIGVSAAKKGWIQKSSVLNALEINELLDFLHRRDKKQQ; from the coding sequence ATGGGTGTCAATAAAAAGGATGTCATTCGTTTATTAGAGTCAATTGCTATTTATATGGAATTAAAAGGAGAAAATCCATTTAAAGTTTCGGCGTTCAGAAAAGCAGCTGCTGCGTTGGAAGCAGATGACAGGAGCTTAACAGAGATAAATGATTTCACATCACTTTCAGGCATCGGAAAAGGTACGGCAGCAGTTATTGAAGAGTATATACAAGAGGGAAAATCCTCTGTCTTGATGGAACTTCAGGAAGAAGTCCCGAAAGGCTTAATTCCGCTTTTGCAAATTCAGGGTCTAGGCGGCAAAAAAATTGCTAAACTTTATCGAGAACTTGGAATTGAAAGTGCTGGAGATTTGGAAAAAGCATGTCGTGAAGGAAAAGTAAGAGAACTTGCCGGTTTTGGAATAAAGACAGAAGAAAAAATACTCGCAACACTGAAAAAATTTGGGTCGAGACCTGTACGCTTGCCGGTTGCTTATATGATTCCAATCGCAGAATCGATTGAGAAAGAGCTTGCTGACTTCCCGGAAATTGAGAAATTTTCCCGGGCCGGAAGCTTGCGAAGATTGAGAGAAACTGTGAAAGATCTTGATTTTATTATCGCCACAAATGAACCCGTCTCTGTTAAGGAAAGACTATTAAAGCTTTCAAACATAAAAGAAGTGATTGCGGCCGGAGAAACAAAAGTTTCACTTATTCTTGACCACGATTACGAAGTTTCTGTTGATTTCCGGCTTGTGAACCCGGCACAATTTGCGACTGCCCTTCATCATTTTACTGGCTCAAAAGATCATAATGTGCGAATGAGGCAGCTGGCAAAAGAACGTGGTGAAAAAATAAGTGAGTATGGAGTGGAAATTTCCGAAACTGGGGAAACTCTTACTTTTGATTCAGAAGAAGAATTTTATCATCATTTTGATTTACCCTATATCCCACCGGAAATTAGGGAGGATGGCCGGGAAGTTGATGAATTTACAACAGATATTCAATTCATTTCTCTTGATGATATTAAAGGAGACCTCCATTTGCACACGACATGGAGCGATGGGGCCCACTCAATTGAGGAAATGGTGGAAGCTTGCCGGAAAAGAGGCTATCAATATTTAGCAATAACAGATCATTCTCAATATTTAAAGGTAGCTAATGGATTAACATCTGAAAGGCTGAGGAAACAAAAAGAAGAAATAAAAAAATTGAACGAAAAATACAAGGATATCACGATTCTTTCCGGTGTGGAAATGGATATATTGCCTGACGGAACGCTTGATTATGATGATGAATTGCTTGCAGAAATGGATATTGTTATCGCTTCGATCCATTCTTCTTTTTCTCAGCCGAAAGAAAAGATCATGTATCGGCTTAAAACAGCTCTTGTAAATGCCCATGTAGATATTATTGCTCATCCGACTGGAAGGCTTATCGGACGGCGTGAAGGCTATCAAGTTGATATGGATATGCTGATTGAACTGGCGAAGCAAACAAATACGGCGCTGGAGCTTAATTCAAACCCGAACCGTCTCGACCTTTCTGCAGAGCATTTGAAAAAAGCCCAAGAAAAAGGGGTCATGATCGTTATTAATACTGATGCGCATAATATGGACACACTTTCCCATATGGAAATCGGTGTGTCAGCTGCAAAAAAAGGATGGATTCAAAAAAGCTCTGTGCTGAATGCCTTAGAAATAAATGAATTGCTTGATTTTCTGCATCGTCGGGATAAAAAGCAACAATGA
- a CDS encoding CvpA family protein — protein sequence MLDLAIFIILVFGFLVGLKRGFILQFIHLTGFIIAFIAARMYYEELAPKLALWIPYPALSSDSALKMLLENKNLEDAFYRAIAFAAIFFAVKILLQIIGSMLDFVAHLPVLRQLNIFAGGFLGFAEVYLIMFILLYIAALLPIEAVQEALANSFFAKNIVENTPLLSQQIKELWIEYVAA from the coding sequence ATGCTGGATCTCGCTATATTTATTATCTTAGTTTTCGGTTTTTTAGTAGGTTTAAAGAGAGGCTTTATACTTCAATTTATTCACCTTACTGGCTTCATTATAGCCTTTATTGCCGCAAGGATGTATTATGAAGAACTCGCTCCAAAGCTGGCCTTGTGGATTCCCTATCCTGCTCTAAGCAGTGACTCTGCCTTAAAGATGCTGTTGGAAAATAAGAATTTAGAAGATGCATTTTATCGGGCGATTGCGTTTGCCGCGATCTTTTTTGCTGTAAAAATTTTGCTGCAAATCATCGGTTCAATGCTCGATTTTGTTGCTCATTTGCCGGTATTAAGACAGTTGAACATTTTTGCCGGAGGATTTCTTGGTTTTGCGGAAGTCTATCTTATTATGTTCATTTTATTATATATAGCTGCCCTGTTGCCAATCGAAGCAGTCCAGGAGGCGCTTGCCAATTCTTTTTTTGCCAAAAATATAGTTGAAAATACTCCCCTTCTTTCGCAACAAATAAAAGAACTTTGGATTGAATATGTTGCGGCATAA
- the zapA gene encoding cell division protein ZapA, whose product MSDAQKNRISVEIYGQQYVIVGSESTSHIRLVASIVDDKMREISSKNPSLDTSKLAVLTAVNAVNDYLKIKDRLERLENELKRVKD is encoded by the coding sequence TTGTCTGATGCACAAAAAAATCGAATTTCAGTTGAAATTTACGGGCAACAATATGTCATTGTCGGCTCTGAAAGCACTAGTCATATTCGCCTTGTTGCCTCAATCGTTGACGATAAAATGCGTGAAATCAGCTCCAAGAATCCTTCACTCGATACTAGCAAATTAGCCGTATTAACTGCAGTTAATGCTGTTAATGATTATTTAAAAATAAAGGATCGGTTAGAACGGCTGGAAAACGAATTAAAAAGAGTAAAGGACTGA
- the rnhC gene encoding ribonuclease HIII, whose amino-acid sequence MTNIVLKKSKIELEQIKKYYENHLIEKVPQGGLFSAKTANCTITAYQSGKIMFQGNGAEAEAKKWDDAKQHVSSKPVYVSGSLPSEISSMSVLGSDEVGTGDYFGPITVVAAYVKKDDIPILKDIGVKDSKQLTDEKITLIAKQLINIVPHSLLTLHNEKYNQLQQSGMSQGKMKALLHNQAIGHVLKKIAPEKPEAILIDQFVKEDIYFQHIKDQSAIQRDRVFFSTKAEGIHVSVAAASIIARYAFIRHFEKLSEAAGFTLPKGASQRVDEAAAKLIKEKGRESLQKFVKLHFANTQKAIQLSKTI is encoded by the coding sequence TTGACCAATATCGTACTGAAAAAAAGCAAAATAGAACTTGAGCAAATAAAAAAATACTATGAAAATCATTTAATAGAAAAAGTCCCTCAGGGAGGACTATTTTCAGCAAAAACCGCGAACTGCACCATTACAGCCTATCAATCAGGGAAAATTATGTTTCAAGGGAATGGTGCGGAAGCTGAGGCAAAAAAATGGGATGATGCCAAACAGCATGTTTCTTCAAAGCCTGTATACGTTTCTGGAAGCCTTCCTTCTGAAATAAGTTCCATGTCTGTTTTAGGGTCCGATGAGGTAGGGACAGGGGATTATTTCGGCCCAATTACAGTGGTTGCAGCTTATGTAAAAAAAGACGACATTCCAATTCTGAAAGATATTGGTGTAAAAGATTCTAAACAGTTAACAGATGAGAAGATCACTTTAATTGCAAAACAGTTAATCAATATTGTTCCTCACAGCCTGTTAACTTTACATAATGAAAAATATAATCAATTGCAGCAATCCGGGATGTCACAAGGGAAAATGAAAGCATTGCTGCATAATCAGGCGATCGGTCATGTTTTAAAGAAAATTGCCCCTGAAAAGCCGGAAGCCATTCTCATTGACCAATTTGTCAAGGAAGACATTTATTTTCAGCATATTAAGGACCAATCGGCAATACAAAGGGATCGGGTTTTTTTCAGCACGAAAGCAGAGGGAATTCACGTCTCTGTCGCAGCGGCTTCCATCATCGCACGCTACGCCTTTATCAGGCACTTTGAAAAATTGAGCGAAGCGGCTGGGTTTACACTCCCAAAAGGGGCAAGCCAACGAGTAGACGAGGCCGCGGCAAAGTTAATCAAAGAAAAAGGACGGGAATCACTCCAAAAATTTGTTAAACTCCATTTTGCAAATACACAAAAAGCAATACAGCTTTCAAAAACGATTTAA
- the pheT gene encoding phenylalanine--tRNA ligase subunit beta, with product MFVSYKWLQEYVDLSGITAEELAEKITKSGIEVEGVETLNEGIKGVVVGHVLEREQHPNADKLSKCLVDIGEGDPVQIICGAPNVEKGQKVAVAKVGAVLPGNFKIKRAKLRGEESHGMICSLQELGIESKLIAKEYAEGIFVFPNDAQVGEDAIALLNRDDQVLELGLTPNRSDCLSMIGVAYEVAAILGREVKLPSIEKHPASEKASNYIKVRVEAVDDNPLYVAKVIKNVKIAPSPLWMQGRLMAAGIRPHNNVVDITNYVLLEYGQPLHAFDYDRFGSKEIVVRRAKDGEVIETLDDVKRELTSDHLVITNGTVPVALAGVMGGANSEVQADTTTVLLESAYFKGATVRKASKDHGLRSEASARFEKGVDPNRVRAAAERAADLMAKYAGGEVLEGTVEADHLQIEPAVISVTLEKIKRVLGTDLTIKQVEDIFARLQFETTTDNEQITVTVPTRRGDITIEEDLIEEVARLYGYDNLPKTLPISSSTPGKLTDYQKKRRIVRRFLEGAGLYQAVTYSLTSEEKAGQYALEKREPIKLSMPMSEDRSRLRLSIVPQLLEVLKYNLARQMDSVAVYEIGSVFLANGSDELPEEREHVAAAVTGLWHVHSWQGEKKPVDFFVLKGILEGLFARLGLENDIEFRKAIVDGMHPGRTAEVYLKGKRAGFIGQIHPNIQKEMDLKDTYVFELSLKMILEAETAPLHYEPIPRFPSITRDIALVVEKEKTAGELEKIIKEAGGNLLKEVQVFDLYEGEHMEPGKKSIAFSLKYYDPERTLTDEDVSKAHENVLQAVKEKAGAILRG from the coding sequence ATGTTCGTATCATATAAATGGCTGCAGGAATATGTAGATTTATCAGGGATTACAGCAGAAGAGCTGGCTGAGAAAATCACAAAAAGCGGCATTGAAGTAGAAGGTGTTGAAACACTGAACGAAGGCATAAAAGGAGTTGTTGTCGGTCATGTGCTTGAACGGGAACAGCATCCGAATGCTGATAAATTAAGTAAATGTTTAGTGGATATTGGCGAAGGTGACCCGGTCCAAATTATTTGTGGAGCACCGAATGTTGAGAAGGGCCAAAAAGTGGCTGTTGCCAAAGTCGGTGCGGTGCTGCCGGGCAATTTTAAAATCAAGCGGGCAAAGCTGCGCGGCGAAGAATCACATGGAATGATTTGTTCCCTTCAAGAGCTTGGAATCGAAAGCAAACTCATTGCTAAGGAATATGCTGAAGGTATTTTCGTATTCCCGAACGATGCTCAAGTTGGGGAAGATGCGATTGCTCTTTTGAATAGAGATGACCAGGTGCTTGAGCTCGGGTTGACTCCGAACCGTTCTGACTGCTTAAGTATGATCGGCGTTGCTTATGAAGTGGCAGCTATTTTAGGAAGAGAGGTCAAGCTTCCTTCAATTGAAAAGCATCCAGCATCTGAGAAAGCTTCCAATTATATTAAAGTAAGAGTAGAGGCTGTCGATGATAATCCACTGTATGTAGCAAAAGTAATTAAAAATGTAAAAATCGCCCCATCTCCGTTATGGATGCAAGGAAGGTTAATGGCGGCAGGAATCCGCCCTCATAATAATGTAGTCGACATTACAAATTATGTTTTGCTTGAGTATGGCCAGCCGCTGCATGCATTCGATTATGACCGCTTCGGTTCAAAAGAAATAGTCGTTCGCCGTGCTAAAGACGGGGAAGTCATTGAAACACTCGATGATGTAAAACGTGAATTAACATCAGATCACCTCGTGATTACAAACGGAACAGTGCCGGTTGCGCTTGCAGGAGTTATGGGTGGCGCAAATTCAGAAGTGCAAGCTGACACAACAACGGTTCTTTTGGAATCGGCATATTTCAAAGGAGCAACCGTTAGAAAAGCTTCCAAGGATCACGGACTGCGAAGCGAAGCAAGTGCAAGGTTTGAAAAAGGGGTCGATCCTAACAGAGTAAGGGCGGCAGCGGAAAGAGCAGCTGATTTAATGGCAAAATACGCCGGCGGCGAAGTGCTGGAAGGGACAGTTGAAGCAGATCATCTTCAAATAGAACCAGCTGTCATCTCGGTAACTTTGGAAAAAATCAAGAGAGTGCTTGGCACTGATTTAACGATAAAACAGGTTGAAGACATTTTTGCCCGCCTGCAATTTGAAACAACTACAGATAATGAGCAGATTACAGTTACGGTTCCGACCCGCCGTGGGGATATTACAATCGAGGAAGACTTGATTGAAGAAGTCGCGAGATTATATGGATACGATAACTTGCCAAAAACTTTGCCAATCAGTTCTTCTACACCAGGCAAGCTAACCGATTATCAAAAGAAACGCAGAATTGTACGCCGCTTCTTAGAAGGTGCCGGTCTATACCAGGCTGTGACCTATTCGTTGACAAGTGAAGAAAAAGCTGGACAATACGCACTGGAGAAACGCGAGCCAATTAAACTCTCCATGCCGATGAGTGAAGACAGAAGCAGGCTTCGCTTAAGCATTGTTCCGCAGCTTCTTGAAGTTTTAAAATATAATCTCGCTCGCCAGATGGACAGTGTTGCTGTTTATGAAATCGGCTCGGTATTTTTAGCGAACGGTTCAGACGAATTACCGGAAGAACGGGAGCATGTTGCAGCAGCTGTGACAGGATTGTGGCATGTTCATTCCTGGCAGGGTGAAAAGAAACCAGTTGACTTCTTCGTTCTAAAAGGTATTCTTGAAGGGTTATTTGCACGTCTAGGTCTTGAAAACGACATTGAGTTCCGCAAGGCGATCGTAGATGGCATGCACCCGGGAAGAACAGCCGAAGTATACTTAAAAGGCAAAAGAGCAGGGTTTATTGGACAAATTCATCCAAACATTCAAAAAGAAATGGATTTAAAAGACACGTATGTATTTGAATTGTCATTAAAAATGATTTTAGAAGCCGAAACTGCTCCGCTGCATTACGAACCGATTCCTCGATTCCCATCAATTACGAGGGATATTGCTCTCGTGGTGGAAAAAGAGAAAACAGCGGGAGAGCTTGAAAAAATTATTAAAGAAGCAGGTGGAAACTTGCTGAAAGAAGTTCAAGTGTTTGACCTTTATGAAGGCGAGCATATGGAACCTGGCAAGAAATCAATTGCGTTCTCTTTAAAATATTATGATCCAGAACGTACCTTGACTGATGAAGACGTCAGCAAGGCTCATGAAAACGTATTACAAGCAGTAAAAGAAAAAGCCGGAGCCATACTGCGCGGATAA
- the pheS gene encoding phenylalanine--tRNA ligase subunit alpha: MQERLKELQAEALAKVEKASDLKELNEIRVAYLGKKGPITEVLKGMGKLSAEERPVMGALANEVRDSISSAIESKHKHLEEAAIQQKLASESIDVTLPGRPVKIGNHHPLTRIIEEIEDLFIGMGYAIAEGPEVEKDYYNFEALNLPKGHPARDMQDSFYITEEILLRTHTSPVQARTMEKHQGKGPVKIICPGKVYRRDNDDATHSHQFMQIEGLVVDENIRMSDLKGTLEVFAKKMFGEDREIRLRPSFFPFTEPSVEMDISCKICGGNGCSVCKGTGWIEILGAGMVHPNVLEMAGFDSKKYTGFAFGMGPERIAMLKYGIDDIRHFYTNDIRFLKQFSVTE, encoded by the coding sequence ATGCAAGAGCGGTTAAAAGAATTGCAGGCAGAAGCACTTGCGAAAGTAGAGAAAGCATCTGACCTGAAAGAGTTAAATGAAATTCGTGTGGCTTATTTAGGAAAAAAAGGCCCGATTACGGAAGTTCTGAAAGGGATGGGCAAATTATCAGCCGAAGAACGGCCGGTGATGGGGGCTCTCGCAAATGAGGTGCGTGATTCGATCAGTTCCGCGATTGAAAGCAAGCATAAGCACTTGGAAGAAGCGGCGATCCAACAAAAGCTTGCTTCCGAATCAATTGATGTTACACTTCCCGGCCGACCAGTTAAAATAGGCAATCATCATCCATTAACACGGATTATTGAGGAAATCGAAGATTTATTTATCGGCATGGGTTATGCCATTGCAGAAGGACCTGAAGTGGAAAAAGACTACTATAACTTTGAAGCTTTGAATCTCCCGAAAGGACACCCGGCTCGTGATATGCAGGATTCCTTCTATATTACCGAGGAAATTTTGCTTCGCACTCACACTTCACCTGTTCAGGCACGGACAATGGAAAAACATCAAGGGAAAGGACCTGTAAAAATTATCTGTCCAGGTAAAGTGTATCGTAGGGATAATGACGATGCCACCCACTCCCACCAGTTCATGCAGATCGAAGGACTGGTTGTTGATGAAAACATCAGAATGAGCGATTTAAAGGGAACACTTGAAGTATTCGCGAAAAAAATGTTTGGCGAAGACCGCGAAATCCGTTTGCGTCCAAGTTTCTTTCCTTTTACAGAACCTTCTGTAGAAATGGATATCTCTTGTAAAATATGCGGCGGAAATGGCTGCAGCGTTTGTAAGGGAACAGGTTGGATTGAAATTCTTGGTGCAGGAATGGTGCATCCGAATGTTCTTGAAATGGCCGGATTTGATTCGAAAAAATATACAGGGTTTGCATTTGGAATGGGGCCTGAACGAATAGCGATGCTGAAGTATGGCATTGATGATATACGCCATTTTTACACGAATGATATTCGTTTCTTAAAACAATTTTCAGTTACTGAATAA
- a CDS encoding TrmH family RNA methyltransferase, with product MKHIHSIQNPQVKQWKKLLTKKERDKTGTFLVEGHHLVEEALKAGSVLHLIINEKEELPPRWNYGSIPVTMVTDEIIKTLSETEAPQGVLAVCRQNKIDPEQIKGKRFLLIDAVQDPGNVGTMIRTADAAGVDAVIVGNGSVDIYNSKVLRSAQGSHFHLPVIRGDLFKWMERLKQENIPVYGTSLDNARVYTDIKPVGSFGLIVGNEGSGVNKEILEKTDGNLFIPIHGKSESLNVAVAAGILLYYLRC from the coding sequence TTGAAACACATTCACTCAATTCAAAATCCGCAAGTAAAGCAATGGAAAAAACTATTAACAAAGAAAGAGCGGGATAAGACAGGAACATTTCTAGTCGAAGGGCATCATCTCGTTGAAGAGGCGTTAAAAGCCGGAAGCGTTCTACATTTAATTATTAATGAAAAGGAGGAATTGCCGCCACGTTGGAATTACGGTTCGATTCCAGTAACGATGGTGACAGATGAGATTATAAAGACCTTGTCGGAAACGGAAGCCCCTCAAGGTGTCTTAGCTGTGTGCCGCCAAAATAAAATAGATCCGGAACAAATTAAGGGGAAAAGGTTTCTGTTAATCGATGCCGTCCAGGATCCGGGAAACGTAGGAACCATGATCAGAACAGCCGATGCTGCAGGAGTCGATGCTGTCATTGTCGGCAACGGCAGTGTCGATATTTATAATTCTAAGGTTCTTCGTTCTGCACAGGGGAGTCATTTCCATCTTCCTGTTATTAGAGGGGATTTATTCAAGTGGATGGAAAGGCTCAAACAAGAGAATATCCCTGTCTATGGAACATCCCTTGACAATGCTAGAGTCTATACGGACATAAAGCCAGTCGGATCGTTTGGTTTGATTGTTGGAAATGAAGGAAGCGGTGTTAACAAAGAGATATTAGAGAAAACTGACGGGAATCTTTTCATCCCGATCCACGGAAAAAGTGAATCGCTAAACGTTGCTGTTGCGGCGGGAATTTTGCTGTATTATTTACGGTGCTAA
- the sspI gene encoding small acid-soluble spore protein SspI, giving the protein MNLNLRNAIIQNVSGNSQDELRETIVDAINTGEEKMLPGLGVLFEVIWKNSSEQDRQEMLQTLENGLK; this is encoded by the coding sequence ATGAACTTAAATTTGCGAAATGCCATTATTCAAAATGTTTCCGGCAATTCACAAGACGAATTAAGAGAAACGATTGTTGACGCCATCAACACCGGAGAAGAAAAAATGCTGCCTGGTCTTGGCGTGCTTTTCGAAGTTATCTGGAAAAATTCCTCTGAACAAGATCGCCAGGAAATGCTGCAAACTCTTGAAAATGGATTGAAATAA